A single genomic interval of Streptomyces sp. NBC_00663 harbors:
- a CDS encoding helix-turn-helix domain-containing protein, which translates to MRFFTPGPAHHRLGLVCLGVGLQYGALPTVGPRTLDHHVAVVISTGSGWYDHPDGRRTPVTAPALLWLTPGVPHHYAPDPDTGWDEGFVDFTGPATASYTELGYIEPDRPVVPLSDASGPRAVIGRTARAARRDNPLLEVETGAAVHELLVALRRARADLTPDGDQVLKSLARDAFTPLTVADHAARHGMTVAELRTAVRRGAGCSPKDYLLGIRLGRAKELLAGTELPVAAVARRVGYDDPAYFSRLFTRRVGTPPVRFRAQQGRVVPGGWSDQVPDPEDPPIIPATRAP; encoded by the coding sequence ATGCGGTTCTTCACGCCCGGCCCCGCCCACCACCGCCTCGGCCTGGTCTGCCTCGGCGTCGGCCTCCAGTACGGCGCCCTGCCCACCGTCGGCCCCCGCACCCTGGACCACCACGTCGCCGTCGTCATCAGCACCGGCAGCGGCTGGTACGACCACCCCGACGGCCGCCGTACCCCCGTCACCGCGCCCGCCCTGCTCTGGCTCACCCCCGGCGTCCCGCACCACTACGCGCCCGACCCGGACACCGGCTGGGACGAGGGCTTCGTCGACTTCACCGGGCCCGCCACCGCCTCGTACACCGAACTCGGCTACATCGAGCCCGACCGCCCCGTCGTCCCCCTCTCCGACGCCTCCGGACCACGCGCCGTCATCGGCCGCACGGCCCGCGCCGCCCGCCGCGACAACCCCCTCCTCGAAGTCGAGACCGGCGCCGCCGTCCACGAACTCCTCGTCGCCCTGCGCCGCGCCCGCGCCGACCTCACCCCCGACGGCGACCAGGTCCTCAAGAGCCTCGCCCGCGACGCCTTCACGCCGCTGACCGTCGCCGACCACGCCGCCCGGCACGGCATGACCGTCGCCGAACTGCGCACCGCCGTCCGCCGCGGCGCCGGATGCAGCCCCAAGGACTACCTCCTCGGCATCCGCCTCGGCCGCGCCAAGGAACTCCTCGCCGGCACCGAACTCCCCGTCGCCGCCGTCGCCCGCCGCGTCGGCTACGACGACCCCGCCTATTTCTCCCGCCTGTTCACCCGCCGCGTCGGCACCCCGCCCGTCCGCTTCCGTGCCCAGCAGGGCCGTGTCGTCCCCGGCGGCTGGAGCGACCAGGTACCCGACCCCGAGGATCCGCCGATCATCCCCGCCACCCGGGCACCGTAG
- the pepN gene encoding aminopeptidase N, whose protein sequence is MSVLTRDEAQTRATLLDVHRYTIDLDLTTGDDTFDSKTVIRFTARTDADTFVEVKPAELRSVTLDGQPLDPETLDGNRLPLKNLTAGEHEIRVDASMRYSRTGEGMHRFTDPTDGETYTYTQLFMEDVQRVFAAFDQPDLKAVFELTVKAPDGWSVLANGITTDLGDGHWQAAPTPLISTYLVAVAAGPWHSVRTEHRGLPFGLHCRRSLAPYLDTDADELFEITKQCYDRYHEKFEEPYPFDSYDQAFVPEFNAGAMENPGLVTFRDEFIYRSAVTDTERQTRAMVIAHEMAHMWFGDLVTLRWWDDIWLNESFAEYMGYQTLTEATRFTDTWTDFGVVRKAWGYDADQRPSTHPVAPDPELVPDTASAMLNFDGISYAKGASALRQLVTWLGEKDFLAGINTHFARHKFANATLADFIDSLASGTERDVHAWADTWLRTTGVDTLTPVITPGDEGTYTLQVEHLGSRPHRVAVGLYDQDIADEGRHLVLRERLHLDIPQTDGPQPIGKRPALLLLNDGDLTYAKVRFDAASFKTVTASLSGLPSPLTRAVVWNALRDSVRDGGSTPRGATPEPAVTPAAYLEAARTHLPHETDLALVQGVLAFASVQIAGRYVTTEERPAALATLSSLCRDLIRRTEDGDNPGLRLIAVRHFIDVAAHPDTIAAWLTDGTVPGGPELDPELRWRVLARLAVLGATDEDAIAAELARDPSATGQEGAARCRAALPDADAKAKAWEALFSGDDLSNYLFTATAQGFWQPEQADLVRAYVPRFFEDAVTLAARRGPAMADAAGRWAFPAHAVDPETLRLGERCLRDAEPIPALRRKLVDQLDDLGRALRVRQA, encoded by the coding sequence ATGTCCGTACTGACGCGCGACGAAGCGCAGACCCGTGCCACCCTCCTCGACGTCCACCGGTACACGATCGACCTCGATCTCACCACCGGCGACGACACCTTCGACTCGAAGACCGTCATCCGCTTCACCGCGCGCACGGACGCGGACACCTTCGTCGAGGTCAAGCCCGCCGAACTGCGCTCCGTCACCCTCGACGGACAGCCCCTCGACCCCGAGACCCTCGACGGCAACCGCCTGCCCCTGAAGAACCTCACCGCCGGTGAACACGAGATCCGCGTCGACGCGAGCATGCGCTACTCCCGCACCGGCGAGGGCATGCACCGCTTCACCGACCCCACCGACGGCGAGACCTACACCTACACCCAGCTGTTCATGGAAGACGTCCAGCGCGTCTTCGCCGCCTTCGACCAGCCCGACCTCAAGGCCGTCTTCGAGCTGACCGTGAAGGCCCCCGACGGCTGGAGCGTCCTCGCCAACGGCATCACCACCGACCTCGGCGACGGCCACTGGCAGGCCGCCCCCACCCCGCTGATCTCCACGTACCTCGTCGCCGTCGCCGCCGGCCCCTGGCACTCGGTCCGCACCGAACACCGCGGCCTGCCCTTCGGCCTCCACTGCCGTCGCTCGCTCGCCCCCTACCTCGACACCGACGCCGACGAACTGTTCGAGATCACCAAGCAGTGCTACGACCGCTACCACGAGAAGTTCGAGGAGCCCTACCCCTTCGACTCCTACGACCAGGCGTTCGTGCCCGAGTTCAACGCAGGCGCCATGGAGAACCCCGGACTCGTCACCTTCCGCGACGAGTTCATCTACCGCTCCGCCGTCACCGACACCGAACGCCAGACCCGCGCCATGGTCATCGCCCACGAGATGGCCCACATGTGGTTCGGTGACCTCGTCACCCTGCGCTGGTGGGACGACATCTGGCTCAACGAGTCCTTCGCCGAGTACATGGGCTACCAGACCCTCACCGAAGCCACCCGCTTCACCGACACCTGGACCGACTTCGGCGTCGTCCGCAAGGCCTGGGGCTACGACGCCGACCAGCGCCCCTCCACCCACCCCGTCGCCCCCGACCCCGAGCTCGTGCCCGACACCGCCTCCGCGATGCTCAACTTCGACGGCATCTCCTACGCCAAGGGCGCCTCCGCACTGCGGCAACTGGTGACCTGGCTCGGCGAGAAGGACTTCCTCGCCGGCATCAACACCCACTTCGCCCGCCACAAGTTCGCCAACGCCACCCTCGCCGACTTCATCGACTCCCTCGCCAGCGGCACCGAACGCGACGTCCACGCCTGGGCCGACACCTGGCTGCGCACCACCGGCGTCGACACCCTCACACCCGTGATCACCCCCGGCGACGAGGGCACCTACACCCTCCAGGTCGAACACCTGGGCAGCCGCCCGCACCGCGTGGCGGTGGGCCTCTACGACCAGGACATCGCCGACGAGGGCCGCCACCTGGTGCTGCGCGAACGCCTCCACCTGGACATCCCGCAGACCGACGGCCCGCAGCCCATCGGCAAGCGTCCCGCACTCCTGCTCCTCAACGACGGCGACCTCACCTACGCCAAGGTCCGCTTCGACGCCGCGTCCTTCAAGACGGTCACCGCGAGCCTGTCCGGACTGCCCTCGCCGCTGACCCGCGCCGTCGTCTGGAACGCGCTGCGCGACTCCGTCCGCGACGGCGGCAGCACCCCTCGGGGGGCGACCCCCGAGCCCGCGGTGACGCCCGCCGCCTACCTGGAGGCCGCCCGCACCCACCTCCCGCACGAGACCGACCTCGCCCTCGTCCAGGGCGTCCTCGCCTTCGCCTCCGTCCAGATCGCCGGCCGCTACGTCACCACCGAGGAACGCCCGGCGGCCCTGGCCACCCTCTCCTCGCTCTGCCGCGACCTCATCCGCCGCACCGAGGACGGCGACAACCCCGGCCTGCGCCTGATCGCCGTACGCCACTTCATCGACGTCGCCGCCCACCCCGACACCATCGCCGCCTGGCTCACCGACGGCACCGTCCCCGGCGGCCCCGAACTCGACCCCGAACTGCGCTGGCGCGTCCTCGCCCGTCTCGCCGTCCTCGGCGCCACCGACGAGGACGCCATCGCCGCCGAGCTCGCCCGCGACCCCTCCGCCACCGGCCAGGAAGGCGCCGCCCGCTGCCGCGCCGCCCTGCCCGACGCGGACGCCAAGGCCAAGGCTTGGGAAGCGCTGTTCAGCGGCGACGACCTGTCCAACTACCTGTTCACCGCCACTGCCCAGGGCTTCTGGCAGCCCGAACAGGCCGACCTCGTCCGCGCGTACGTGCCCCGCTTCTTCGAGGACGCCGTCACCCTCGCCGCCCGCCGCGGCCCCGCCATGGCCGACGCCGCCGGCCGCTGGGCCTTCCCGGCCCACGCCGTCGACCCGGAGACGCTCCGCCTGGGAGAGCGGTGCCTGCGCGACGCCGAACCCATTCCGGCACTGCGCCGCAAGCTCGTCGACCAACTGGACGACCTGGGGCGGGCGTTGCGGGTGAGGCAGGCGTAA
- a CDS encoding pyridoxal phosphate-dependent decarboxylase family protein has product MSTPPLASGPEALRPLLDTVLDALGEGTRARGGPMPGGGPEGVAGRLRAAVGDVLPEAGDPEALRHVVRALTEGSADPADPLCAAHLHCPPLAVAAAADLAASVLNPSLDSWDQAPAASELEALVTRALANEVYGETPRGAGLYSSAVPPRGATSPHAPAALVTTGGTESNQVALLLAREAVGANVRLICGSNAHHSLPRAAWLMGLPEPVIVPAPAGTMHPAALNAALTELPGPHLVAATAGTTDAGLIDPLPEIAAVCEAHRARLHIDAAYGGGLLFSDRHRTKLTGLSAAGTVTLDLHKLGWQPVAAGILAVRDASDLTPLHHHADYLNADDDTEAGLPDLLGRSLRTSRRPDVLKIAVTLKTLGRTGLGALVDQVCDRAHEFAELLDAHPGFELYDRPTISTVLFRPAPATDDDIATTRRRLLTTGRAVLGRTRLDGRLWLKATLLNPHTRPDDLAALLKLVEHLVEGTTPR; this is encoded by the coding sequence ATGAGCACCCCGCCGCTCGCGTCAGGCCCCGAGGCCCTGCGCCCGCTGCTCGACACGGTCCTGGACGCGCTGGGGGAGGGCACGCGGGCACGCGGGGGACCGATGCCGGGGGGAGGGCCGGAAGGGGTCGCGGGTCGGCTACGGGCGGCTGTGGGCGACGTACTGCCGGAGGCGGGCGATCCAGAGGCGCTACGGCACGTCGTGCGGGCGCTGACGGAGGGCTCGGCGGACCCGGCGGACCCGTTGTGCGCGGCCCACTTGCATTGCCCGCCCTTGGCGGTGGCGGCAGCAGCAGATTTGGCGGCGTCAGTCCTCAACCCGTCCTTGGACTCATGGGACCAGGCGCCGGCGGCCTCCGAGCTTGAGGCGCTGGTGACCAGGGCACTTGCAAACGAGGTTTACGGTGAGACACCCAGGGGCGCGGGGCTGTATTCATCCGCGGTTCCGCCGCGGGGCGCGACCAGCCCCCACGCACCCGCAGCCTTGGTAACCACAGGTGGCACCGAGTCCAACCAAGTAGCTCTTCTCCTGGCCAGAGAAGCCGTAGGCGCCAACGTCCGCCTGATCTGCGGATCCAACGCCCACCACTCACTGCCCCGCGCCGCCTGGCTGATGGGCCTACCCGAACCAGTGATCGTCCCCGCCCCCGCAGGGACGATGCACCCCGCAGCCCTGAACGCCGCCCTCACCGAACTCCCCGGCCCCCACCTGGTCGCCGCCACCGCAGGCACCACAGACGCAGGCCTCATCGACCCCCTCCCCGAGATCGCCGCAGTCTGCGAAGCTCACCGCGCCCGCCTGCACATCGACGCGGCCTACGGCGGAGGCCTCCTCTTCAGCGACCGGCACCGAACCAAGCTCACCGGCCTCAGCGCCGCCGGCACCGTCACTCTCGACCTCCACAAACTCGGCTGGCAGCCCGTCGCCGCCGGAATCCTCGCCGTCCGCGACGCGAGCGACCTCACCCCGCTCCACCACCACGCCGACTATCTCAACGCCGACGACGACACCGAAGCCGGCCTCCCCGACCTCCTCGGCCGTTCCCTGCGCACCAGCCGCCGCCCCGACGTCCTCAAGATCGCCGTCACCCTGAAGACCCTGGGACGGACAGGGCTCGGTGCCCTCGTCGACCAAGTCTGCGACCGGGCACACGAGTTCGCGGAACTCCTCGACGCACACCCCGGCTTCGAGCTCTACGACCGGCCCACCATCAGCACGGTCCTGTTCCGCCCCGCACCCGCGACGGACGACGACATCGCCACCACCCGCCGGCGACTCCTCACCACCGGCCGCGCCGTCCTCGGCCGGACCCGCCTCGACGGCCGGCTCTGGCTCAAGGCCACCCTCCTCAACCCCCACACCCGGCCCGACGACCTGGCCGCCCTGCTGAAACTCGTCGAACACCTCGTGGAAGGAACCACCCCGCGATGA
- a CDS encoding SIMPL domain-containing protein, with protein MTTPTSDSSPAVPYGTPDAPRIAVRGEARLEVDPEIARIGVTVAARGKDRRAALDDLTRRNATVLDLIKTYGDAVERLETGSFSITPELKEKGRGERVHAYHGRVRITAELTDFTALGELTTRIADLDLTHVDGPWWALRLTSPAYRNARQQAVREAVQRAQEYAEALGTTLAALVELADVGAENAQPLAPAAPGGRMRSMSYAAAEDTAAAPLDLEPQRQRVFAQVNARFTMHPPQL; from the coding sequence ATGACCACACCCACCTCCGACTCCTCACCGGCCGTGCCCTACGGCACCCCCGACGCCCCCCGCATCGCCGTCCGTGGCGAAGCACGTCTCGAAGTCGACCCCGAGATCGCCCGCATCGGCGTCACCGTCGCCGCCCGCGGCAAAGACCGCCGCGCCGCCCTCGACGACCTGACGCGCCGCAACGCCACCGTCCTGGACCTCATCAAGACCTACGGCGACGCGGTGGAAAGGCTGGAGACGGGATCCTTCTCGATCACCCCGGAGCTGAAGGAGAAGGGGCGAGGGGAGCGGGTTCACGCCTACCACGGCCGCGTCCGCATCACCGCGGAACTGACGGACTTCACCGCCTTGGGCGAACTCACCACCCGTATCGCCGACTTGGACCTCACCCACGTGGACGGCCCCTGGTGGGCCCTGCGCCTCACCTCACCGGCCTACCGCAACGCACGCCAACAGGCGGTACGGGAAGCGGTACAGCGCGCACAGGAGTACGCGGAAGCGCTCGGCACGACACTGGCGGCGCTGGTGGAACTGGCCGACGTCGGCGCGGAGAACGCCCAGCCCCTCGCCCCCGCGGCCCCCGGCGGCCGTATGCGCTCCATGTCCTACGCCGCCGCGGAGGACACCGCAGCCGCCCCTCTCGACCTCGAACCCCAACGCCAACGCGTCTTCGCCCAGGTCAACGCCCGCTTCACCATGCACCCGCCGCAGCTGTGA
- a CDS encoding chorismate mutase — protein MTTSNPGTGDVDPAVREELARLRDSIDNIDAAVVHMLAERFKATQQVGHLKAEHQLPPADPAREARQIERLRNLAENAKLDPAFAEKFLNFIIAEVIRHHERIADDAVNGATPTAN, from the coding sequence ATGACCACCAGCAACCCCGGTACCGGTGACGTCGACCCCGCCGTGCGCGAGGAGCTCGCCCGGCTGCGCGACAGCATCGACAACATCGACGCGGCCGTCGTCCACATGCTCGCCGAACGCTTCAAGGCGACCCAGCAGGTCGGCCACCTCAAGGCCGAACACCAGCTGCCACCCGCCGACCCGGCCCGCGAGGCCCGCCAGATCGAACGGCTGCGCAACCTCGCCGAGAACGCCAAGCTCGACCCGGCCTTCGCTGAGAAGTTCCTCAATTTCATCATCGCCGAAGTGATCCGCCACCACGAGCGCATCGCCGACGACGCCGTCAACGGGGCCACGCCCACAGCGAACTGA
- a CDS encoding bifunctional metallophosphatase/5'-nucleotidase, with protein sequence MPLNRRKFLEKSAVTGAGVALASAVGAPAAQAADVAGSKKGHKPAKRYSLTVMGTTDLHGHVFNWDYFKDAEYKDTAGNAQGLSRISTLVNQVRAEKGRCNTLLLDAGDTIQGTPLTYYYAKVDPITAPGGPVHPMAAAMNAIGYDAVALGNHEFNYGIETLRKFEEQCDFPLLGANALDAKTLKPAFPPYFIKKFHVAGAPPVKVAVLGLTNPGIAIWDKAYVEGKLTFPGLEEQAAKWVPKLRSMGADVVVVSAHSGSSGTSSYGDQLPYVENSAALVAQQVPGIDAILVGHAHVEIPELKVTNTATGKTVVLSEPLAYAERLSLFDIELVFEKGKWTVASVAASVLNSNSVADDPKITKLLKADHDVVVEYVNQVVGTATQTLTTVDARYKDAPIIDLITKVQEDVVKAALASTEYASLPVIAQASPFSRTSEIPAGEVTIRDLSSLYVYDNTLVAKLLTGAQLKAYLEYSAEYFVQTAAGAVVDVEKLTNANNRPDYNYDYVSGLSYDIDIAQAAGSRIKNLTYNGAALDDAQQFVFAVNNYRANGGGAFPHVASATELWSESTEIRTRIAEWVTAKGVLNPADFASVDWKLTRNGTPVFA encoded by the coding sequence ATGCCGTTGAACCGCAGGAAGTTCCTGGAGAAGTCCGCCGTGACCGGAGCCGGGGTCGCGCTGGCGAGTGCCGTGGGGGCCCCTGCGGCGCAGGCGGCGGACGTGGCCGGGAGCAAGAAGGGGCACAAGCCCGCGAAGCGGTACTCGCTGACGGTGATGGGCACGACGGACCTGCACGGGCACGTCTTCAACTGGGACTACTTCAAGGACGCGGAGTACAAGGACACGGCGGGCAACGCGCAGGGGCTGTCGCGTATCTCGACGCTGGTGAACCAGGTCCGTGCGGAGAAGGGGCGTTGCAACACGCTGCTGCTCGACGCGGGCGACACGATCCAGGGCACGCCGCTGACGTACTACTACGCGAAGGTGGACCCGATCACCGCTCCCGGCGGTCCCGTTCACCCGATGGCCGCGGCGATGAACGCGATCGGGTATGACGCGGTGGCGCTCGGCAACCACGAGTTCAACTACGGCATCGAGACGCTGCGGAAGTTCGAGGAGCAGTGTGACTTCCCGCTGTTGGGTGCGAACGCGCTGGACGCGAAGACGCTGAAGCCGGCCTTCCCGCCGTACTTCATCAAGAAGTTCCATGTGGCCGGTGCGCCGCCGGTCAAGGTGGCGGTCCTCGGGCTCACCAACCCTGGTATCGCGATCTGGGACAAGGCGTATGTCGAGGGCAAGCTGACGTTCCCGGGGCTGGAGGAGCAGGCGGCGAAGTGGGTGCCGAAGCTGCGGTCGATGGGCGCGGACGTGGTCGTGGTGTCGGCGCACTCCGGGTCGTCGGGCACCTCTTCCTACGGTGACCAGCTGCCGTACGTGGAGAACTCGGCGGCGCTTGTCGCCCAGCAGGTGCCCGGTATCGACGCGATTCTCGTCGGGCATGCGCATGTGGAGATTCCGGAGCTGAAGGTCACCAACACGGCGACCGGTAAGACCGTGGTTCTCTCCGAGCCGTTGGCGTATGCGGAGCGGCTGTCGCTGTTCGACATCGAGCTGGTCTTCGAGAAGGGGAAGTGGACGGTCGCGTCGGTGGCCGCCTCGGTGCTCAACTCGAACTCCGTCGCGGACGACCCGAAGATCACCAAGCTCCTGAAGGCCGATCACGACGTCGTCGTGGAGTACGTCAACCAGGTCGTCGGTACGGCGACGCAGACGTTGACGACGGTCGATGCGCGCTACAAGGACGCCCCGATCATCGATCTGATCACCAAGGTCCAGGAGGATGTCGTCAAGGCGGCGCTCGCCTCCACCGAGTACGCCTCGCTGCCGGTCATCGCGCAGGCGTCGCCGTTCTCGCGGACGTCGGAGATCCCCGCGGGTGAGGTGACGATCCGGGATCTGTCGAGCCTGTACGTGTACGACAACACGCTGGTCGCGAAGTTGCTGACGGGCGCGCAGCTCAAGGCGTACCTGGAGTATTCGGCGGAGTACTTCGTGCAGACGGCGGCGGGCGCGGTGGTGGACGTCGAGAAGCTGACGAACGCCAACAACCGGCCGGACTACAACTACGACTATGTGTCGGGGCTGTCGTACGACATCGACATCGCGCAGGCGGCGGGTTCGCGGATCAAGAACCTGACGTACAACGGTGCGGCGCTGGACGACGCGCAGCAGTTCGTGTTCGCGGTGAACAACTACCGTGCCAATGGCGGCGGTGCGTTCCCGCATGTGGCGTCGGCGACGGAGTTGTGGTCGGAGTCGACGGAGATCCGTACGCGGATCGCGGAGTGGGTGACGGCGAAGGGTGTGCTGAACCCGGCCGACTTCGCGTCGGTGGACTGGAAGCTGACGCGGAACGGTACGCCGGTCTTCGCGTGA
- a CDS encoding lysine N(6)-hydroxylase/L-ornithine N(5)-oxygenase family protein has product MSPAPAPTPPHSHEPDAPRDLVGIGIGPFNLSLAALAQPLAELDAVFYEQHPAFDWHPGLLIEGARIQVPFLADLVTLADPASPWTFLNYLKARDRLFPFYFAERFHIQRAEYDAYCRWVAGNLPGLHFGHQVDAVRWNPERDVFEVDFTQLDADGEAEALGRSYTRNIVLGVGTEPYLPEPLKPLVEAAGVPVIHAADYLAHRQTLAAAEHVTVIGLGQSGAEIFLDLLRDRPAGREGLHWLGRTEAFAPMEYSKLGLEHFTPDYTRYFHGLAEGVRDRLVTSQWQLHKGIDSDTIAAIHDELYRRTLHGGWPDAVLTPGVRVRTAGRVATTKVELHLEHTEQNTRSRLTTDAVVLATGYRERPLDRILAGLDPYLRRDSRDRPRVDEQFRLVMDPSVTGSLYVQNAERHTHGVGTPDLGLAAWRSATILNTVTGKDPYPLPTRTAFTTFGLEQPAQIPQPRQTPTLTPLTDSH; this is encoded by the coding sequence ATGAGTCCCGCCCCCGCCCCCACCCCGCCCCACTCCCACGAGCCCGACGCACCCCGCGATCTGGTCGGCATCGGCATCGGCCCCTTCAACCTCTCCCTCGCCGCCCTCGCCCAGCCCCTCGCCGAACTCGACGCCGTCTTCTACGAACAGCACCCCGCCTTCGACTGGCACCCGGGGCTGCTCATCGAAGGCGCCCGCATCCAAGTCCCGTTCCTCGCCGACCTGGTGACCCTCGCCGACCCGGCCAGCCCCTGGACCTTCCTCAACTACCTCAAGGCCCGCGACCGGCTCTTCCCGTTCTACTTCGCCGAGCGCTTCCACATCCAGCGCGCCGAGTACGACGCCTACTGCCGCTGGGTCGCCGGGAACCTCCCCGGGCTCCACTTCGGCCACCAGGTCGACGCCGTCCGCTGGAACCCCGAACGCGACGTCTTCGAGGTCGACTTCACCCAGCTCGACGCGGACGGCGAGGCCGAAGCCCTCGGCCGTTCGTACACCAGGAACATCGTCCTCGGGGTGGGCACCGAGCCCTACCTCCCCGAACCCCTCAAGCCCCTCGTCGAAGCCGCCGGCGTGCCCGTCATCCACGCCGCCGACTACCTCGCCCACCGCCAGACCCTCGCCGCCGCCGAACACGTCACCGTCATCGGCCTCGGACAGTCCGGCGCCGAGATCTTCCTCGACCTGCTGCGCGACCGCCCCGCCGGCCGCGAAGGCCTGCACTGGCTCGGCCGCACCGAGGCGTTCGCGCCCATGGAGTACTCCAAGCTCGGCCTGGAACACTTCACCCCCGACTACACCCGCTACTTCCACGGCCTCGCCGAAGGCGTCCGGGACCGCCTCGTCACCTCGCAGTGGCAGCTCCACAAGGGCATCGACAGCGACACCATCGCCGCCATCCACGACGAGCTCTACCGACGCACCCTGCACGGCGGCTGGCCCGACGCCGTCCTCACCCCCGGCGTCCGCGTCCGCACCGCGGGCCGCGTCGCCACCACCAAGGTCGAACTCCACCTCGAACACACCGAGCAGAACACCCGCTCCCGCCTCACCACCGACGCCGTCGTCCTCGCCACCGGCTACCGCGAACGCCCCCTCGACCGCATCCTCGCCGGCCTCGACCCCTACCTGCGCCGCGACAGCCGTGACCGCCCCCGCGTCGACGAGCAGTTCAGGCTCGTCATGGACCCCTCCGTCACCGGCTCCCTCTACGTCCAGAACGCCGAACGCCACACCCACGGCGTCGGCACCCCCGACCTCGGCCTCGCCGCCTGGCGCAGCGCCACCATCCTCAACACCGTGACCGGCAAGGACCCCTACCCGCTGCCCACCCGAACGGCCTTCACCACCTTCGGACTCGAGCAGCCGGCCCAGATCCCCCAGCCCCGCCAGACCCCCACCCTCACACCGCTCACCGACAGCCACTGA
- a CDS encoding response regulator, translating into MPSDAKILIVDDHEDTLYALESALAPLGYRLGRATSGDEALKQVLRGQVGLLLLDVRMPGVSGLDVVRYMRRVEQTQHIPVVLLTGFGPDQELTATAFGLGVADLVMKPIDPWALRTKVRYLFDAHRRHLALEEEVRALRALVKDGPEPTGRHPRPALPHPDPRVPLQRAQGAHTGNLEQDRT; encoded by the coding sequence ATGCCGTCGGATGCCAAGATCCTCATCGTCGACGACCACGAGGACACGCTGTACGCGCTGGAGAGCGCCCTGGCCCCGCTGGGCTACCGGCTCGGCCGGGCCACCAGCGGCGACGAGGCGCTCAAGCAGGTTCTGCGCGGCCAGGTGGGCCTGCTCCTCCTCGACGTCCGCATGCCCGGCGTCAGCGGCCTCGACGTCGTCCGCTACATGCGCCGCGTCGAACAGACCCAGCACATCCCCGTCGTCCTGCTCACCGGCTTCGGCCCCGACCAGGAACTCACCGCCACCGCCTTCGGGCTCGGCGTCGCCGACCTCGTCATGAAACCCATCGACCCCTGGGCCCTGCGCACCAAGGTCCGCTACCTCTTCGACGCCCACCGCCGTCACCTCGCCCTCGAAGAGGAGGTCCGCGCCCTGCGCGCCCTCGTCAAGGACGGCCCCGAACCCACCGGCCGCCACCCACGCCCCGCCCTGCCCCACCCGGACCCCCGCGTCCCGCTCCAGCGCGCACAAGGGGCGCACACCGGCAACCTCGAACAGGACCGGACATAG